Proteins encoded by one window of Bacteroidota bacterium:
- a CDS encoding DUF11 domain-containing protein, which yields MTKVLSSAGPFVPGSDVTFTLTVYNQGTLDASNIQITDYIPTGMSLNDADWTASGNTATMNSVIASLPKGGTTTVDITLRVNNSYQGATLTNVAEISSSTNALGLSDIDSPEDNDPNNDAGGAPNSPADNAINGDGTGTPGGTNATTDEDNADPAQINVTQTYDLALTKSIIKCRPICTR from the coding sequence TTGACCAAAGTATTATCAAGTGCAGGCCCATTTGTACCAGGTAGTGATGTAACGTTTACACTTACGGTATACAACCAGGGCACACTAGATGCAAGCAACATTCAGATAACAGATTACATACCAACGGGTATGAGTTTGAATGATGCAGACTGGACCGCAAGCGGCAACACAGCCACCATGAATTCAGTAATTGCAAGTTTACCAAAAGGCGGCACTACTACCGTAGATATCACCCTACGCGTTAACAATTCATATCAAGGCGCCACGTTAACCAACGTAGCAGAAATTAGTTCAAGCACCAATGCGTTAGGATTAAGCGATATCGATTCACCAGAAGATAACGATCCGAACAACGATGCAGGAGGCGCACCAAACTCACCGGCAGATAATGCGATTAATGGAGATGGCACAGGCACACCAGGTGGCACCAATGCAACCACAGATGAAGACAATGCTGACCCGGCACAAATAAATGTAACACAGACATACGACTTGGCCTTGACCAAAAGTATTATCAAGTGCAGGCCCATTTGTACCAGGTAG
- a CDS encoding DUF11 domain-containing protein — MSLNDADWTASGNTATMNSVIASLPKGGTTTVDITLRVNNSYQGATLTNVAEISSSTNALGLSDIDSPEDNDPNNDAGGAPNSPADNAINGDGTGTPGGTNATTDEDNADPAQINVTQTYDLALTKVLSSAGPFVPGSDVTFTLTVYNQGTLDASNIQITDYIPTGMSLNDADWTASGNTATMNSVIASLPKGGTTTVDITLRVNNSYQGATLTNVAEISSSTNALGLSDIDSPEDNDPNNDAGGAPNSPADNAINGDGTGTPGGTNATTDEDNADPAQINVTQTYDLALTKVLSSAGPFVPGSDVTFTLTVYNQGTLDASNIQITDYIPTGMSLNDADWTASGNTATMNSVIASLPKGGTTTVDITLRVNNSYQGATLTNVAEISSSTNALGLSDIDSPEDNDPNNDAGGAPNSPADNAINGDGTGTPGGTNATTDEDNADPAQINVTQTYDLALTKQLNGTGPFYPGANVTFTLTVYNQGTLDASNIQITDYIPTGMTLNDPDWNVTGSKATLNSPIASLPKGATTTVDITLSINSNFTGNSLVNYAEISGSTNALGLTDIDSPTDDNPGNDAGGNPNSGSDDSINGDGSGNPGDSDPNTDEDDHDPAQIDICYMVLSFTNVDVDCFGNSTGNASVSVSFGFAPYAYLWSNGVTTSNNANIVSGTYIVTVTDSKGCTETGTVQVSQPNAQLVATCSGTPVSCKNGNDGSSSVTATGGTSPYSYAWSNGASTSSNNNVPAGTYTATVTDANGCTATCSFTVTEPTQLVATCSGTPVSCKNGNDGSSSVTATGGTSPYSYAWSNGASTSSNNNVPAGTYTATVTDANGCTATCSFTVTEPTQLVATCSGTPVSCKNGNDGSSSVTATGGTSPYSYAWSNGASTSSNNNVPAGTYTATVTDANGCTATCSFTVTEPTQLVATCSGTPVSCKNGNDGSSSVTATGGTSPYSYAWSNGASTSSNNNVPAGTYTATVTDANGCTATCSFTVTEPTQLVATCSGTPVSCKNGNDGSSSVTATGGTSPYSYAWSNGASTSSNNNVPAGTYTATVTDANGCTATCSFTVTEPTQLVATCSGTPVSCKNGNDGSSSVTATGGTSPQLCMEQRSQHVIKQ; from the coding sequence ATGAGTTTGAATGATGCAGACTGGACCGCAAGCGGCAACACAGCCACCATGAATTCAGTAATTGCAAGTTTACCAAAAGGCGGCACTACTACCGTAGATATCACCCTACGCGTTAACAATTCATATCAAGGCGCCACGTTAACCAACGTAGCAGAAATTAGTTCAAGCACCAATGCGTTAGGATTAAGCGATATCGATTCACCAGAAGATAACGATCCGAACAACGATGCAGGAGGCGCACCAAACTCACCGGCAGATAATGCGATTAATGGAGATGGCACAGGCACACCAGGTGGCACCAATGCAACCACAGATGAAGACAATGCTGACCCGGCACAAATAAATGTAACACAGACATACGACTTGGCCTTGACCAAAGTATTATCAAGTGCAGGCCCATTTGTACCAGGTAGTGATGTAACGTTTACACTTACGGTATACAACCAGGGCACACTAGATGCAAGCAACATTCAGATAACAGATTACATACCAACGGGTATGAGTTTGAATGATGCAGACTGGACCGCAAGCGGCAACACAGCCACCATGAATTCAGTAATTGCAAGTTTACCAAAAGGCGGCACTACTACCGTAGATATCACCCTACGCGTTAACAATTCATATCAAGGCGCCACGTTAACCAACGTAGCAGAAATTAGTTCAAGCACCAATGCGTTAGGATTAAGCGATATCGATTCACCAGAAGATAACGATCCGAACAACGATGCAGGAGGCGCACCAAACTCACCGGCAGATAATGCGATTAATGGAGATGGCACAGGCACACCAGGTGGCACCAATGCAACCACAGATGAAGACAATGCTGACCCGGCACAAATAAATGTAACACAGACATACGACTTGGCCTTGACCAAAGTATTATCAAGTGCAGGCCCATTTGTACCAGGTAGTGATGTAACGTTTACACTTACGGTATACAACCAGGGCACACTAGATGCAAGCAACATTCAGATAACAGATTACATACCAACGGGTATGAGTTTGAATGATGCAGACTGGACCGCAAGCGGCAACACAGCCACCATGAATTCAGTAATTGCAAGTTTACCAAAGGGCGGCACTACTACCGTAGATATCACCCTACGCGTTAACAATTCATATCAAGGCGCCACGTTAACCAACGTAGCAGAAATTAGTTCAAGCACCAATGCGTTAGGATTAAGCGATATCGATTCACCAGAAGATAACGATCCGAACAACGATGCAGGAGGCGCACCAAACTCACCGGCAGATAATGCGATTAATGGAGATGGCACAGGCACACCAGGTGGCACCAATGCAACCACAGATGAAGACAATGCTGACCCGGCACAAATAAATGTAACACAGACATACGACTTGGCATTAACCAAACAGTTAAATGGCACTGGTCCATTTTATCCTGGCGCGAATGTTACATTCACATTGACTGTTTATAATCAAGGAACATTAGATGCTTCTAATATACAGATTACAGATTATATTCCAACTGGAATGACATTAAATGATCCGGATTGGAATGTAACAGGTTCTAAAGCAACCCTTAATAGTCCAATTGCATCCTTACCTAAGGGCGCAACAACTACAGTTGACATCACCTTGAGTATTAATAGCAACTTTACAGGTAATTCGCTTGTGAATTATGCTGAAATTTCAGGATCAACAAATGCACTTGGTTTAACAGATATTGATTCTCCTACTGATGATAATCCTGGTAATGATGCTGGAGGTAATCCAAATTCAGGCTCAGATGATTCAATTAATGGAGATGGTTCTGGAAACCCGGGAGATTCAGATCCTAACACAGATGAAGATGATCATGACCCAGCACAAATTGATATTTGCTATATGGTATTATCCTTTACAAATGTAGATGTTGATTGTTTTGGAAATAGTACTGGAAACGCATCTGTAAGTGTTAGCTTCGGTTTTGCCCCTTATGCTTATTTGTGGAGCAATGGAGTAACTACTTCGAATAATGCTAATATTGTTTCAGGAACTTATATAGTTACAGTTACTGATTCTAAAGGATGTACAGAGACAGGAACGGTTCAGGTATCTCAACCAAATGCCCAATTGGTAGCAACGTGCAGTGGCACCCCGGTATCATGTAAGAATGGTAACGATGGCAGCAGCAGCGTAACAGCAACAGGCGGCACCAGTCCATACAGCTATGCATGGAGCAACGGAGCCAGCACGTCATCAAACAATAATGTACCAGCAGGAACCTATACGGCAACAGTAACCGATGCCAATGGATGTACTGCAACCTGCAGCTTCACAGTAACGGAGCCAACCCAATTGGTAGCAACGTGCAGTGGCACCCCGGTATCATGTAAGAATGGTAACGATGGCAGCAGCAGCGTAACAGCAACAGGCGGCACCAGTCCATACAGCTATGCATGGAGCAACGGAGCCAGCACGTCATCAAACAATAATGTACCAGCAGGAACCTATACGGCAACAGTAACCGATGCCAATGGATGTACTGCAACCTGCAGCTTCACAGTAACGGAGCCAACCCAATTGGTAGCAACGTGCAGTGGCACCCCGGTATCATGTAAGAATGGTAACGATGGCAGCAGCAGCGTAACAGCAACAGGCGGCACCAGTCCATACAGCTATGCATGGAGCAACGGAGCCAGCACGTCATCAAACAATAATGTACCAGCAGGAACCTATACGGCAACAGTAACCGATGCCAATGGATGTACTGCAACCTGCAGCTTCACAGTAACGGAGCCAACCCAATTGGTAGCAACGTGCAGTGGCACCCCGGTATCATGTAAGAATGGTAACGATGGCAGCAGCAGCGTAACAGCAACAGGCGGCACCAGTCCATACAGCTATGCATGGAGCAACGGAGCCAGCACGTCATCAAACAATAATGTACCAGCAGGAACCTATACGGCAACAGTAACCGATGCCAATGGATGTACTGCAACCTGCAGCTTCACAGTAACGGAGCCAACCCAATTGGTAGCAACGTGCAGTGGCACCCCGGTATCATGTAAGAATGGTAACGATGGCAGCAGCAGCGTAACAGCAACAGGCGGCACCAGTCCATACAGCTATGCATGGAGCAACGGAGCCAGCACGTCATCAAACAATAATGTACCAGCAGGAACCTATACGGCAACAGTAACCGATGCCAATGGATGTACTGCAACCTGCAGCTTCACAGTAACGGAGCCAACCCAATTGGTAGCAACGTGCAGTGGCACCCCGGTATCATGTAAGAATGGTAACGATGGCAGCAGCAGCGTAACAGCAACAGGCGGCACCAGTCCACAGCTATGCATGGAGCAACGGAGCCAGCACGTCATCAAACAATAA
- a CDS encoding SprB repeat-containing protein codes for MVATCSGTPVSCKNGNDGSSSVTATGGTSPYSYAWSNGASTSSNNNVPAGTYTATVTDANGCTATCSFTVTEPTQLVATCSGTPVSCKNGNDGSSSVTATGGTSPYSYAWSNGASTSSNNNVPAGTYTATVTDANGCTATCSFTVTEPTQLVATCSGTPVSCKNGNDGSSSVTATGGTSPYSYAWSNGASTSSNNNVPAGTYTATVTDANGCTATCSFTVTEPTQLVATCSGTPVSCKNGNDGSSSVTATGGTSPYSYAWSNGASTSSNNNVPAGTYTATVTDANGCTATCSFTVTEPTQLVATCSGTPVSCKNGNDGSSSVTATGGTSPYSYAWSNGASTSSNNNVPAGTYTATVTDANGCTATCSFTVTEPTQLVATCSGTPVSCKNGNDGSSSVTATGGTSPYSYAWSNGASTSSNNNVPAGTYTATVTDANGCTATCSFTVTEPTQLVATCSGTPVSCKNGNDGSSSVTATGGTSPYSYAWSNGASTSSNNNVPAGTYTATVTDANGCTATCSFTVTEPTQLVATCSGTPVSCKNGNDGSSSVTATGGTSPYSYAWSNGASTSSNNNVPAGTYTATVTDANGCTATCSFTVTEPTQLVATCSGTPVSCKNGNDGSSSVTATGGTSPYSYAWSNGASTSSNNNVPAGTYTATVTDANGCTATCSFTVTEPTQLVATCSGTPVSCKNGNDGSSSVTATGGTSPYSYAWSNGASTSSNNNVPAGTYTATVTDANGCTATCSFTVTEPTQLVATCSGTPVSCKNGNDGSSSVTATGGTSPYSYAWSNGASTSSNNNVPAGTYTATVTDANGCTATCSFTVTEPTQLVATCSGTPVSCKNGNDGSSSVTATGGTSPYSYAWSNGASTSSNNNVPAGTYTATVTDANGCTATCSFTVTEPTQLVATCSGTPVSCKNGNDGSSSVTATGGTSPYSYAWSNGASTSSNNNVPAGTYTATVTDANGCTATCSFTVTEPTQLVATCSGTPVSCKNGNDGSSSVTATGGTSPYSYAWSNGASTSSNNNVPAGTYTATVTDANGCTATCSFTVTEPTQLVATCSGTPVSCKNGNDGSSSVTATGGTSPYSYAWSNGASTSSNNNVPAGTYTATVTDANGCTATCSFTVTEPTQLVATCSGTPVSCKNGNDGSSSVTATGGTSPYSYAWSNGASTSSNNNVPAGTYTATVTDANGCTATCSFTVTEPTQLVATCSGTPVSCKNGNDGSSSVTATGGTSPYSYAWSNGASTSSNNNVPAGTYTATVTDANGCTATCSFTVTEPTQLVATCSGTPVSCKNGNDGSSSVTATGGTSPYSYAWSNGASTSSNNNVPAGTYTATVTDANGCTATCSFTVTEPTQLVATCSGTPVSCKNGNDGSSSVTATGGTSPYSYAWSNGASTSSNNNVPAGTYTATVTDANGCTATCSFTVTEPTKLNVTCNGSNVPCFGGNNGSASVAASGGTTPYSYVWSNGKTTAANNNLAAGTYTVTVTDANGCTKTCSYTVTQPSALTATCSGTNVSCNGGTNGSASVTASGGTTPYSYVWSNGKTTAANNNLAAGTYTVTVTDANGCTKTCSYTVTQPSALTATCSGTNVSCNGGTNGSASVTSNGGTTPYSYVWSNGKTTAANNNLAAGTYTVTVTDANGCTKTCSYTVTQPSALTATCSGTNVSCNGGTNGSASVTSNGGTTPYSYVWSNGKTTAANNNLAAGTYTVTVTDANGCTKTCSYTVTQPSALTATCSGTMVTCKGTATGSASVVSSGGTSPYTYQWSNGVTISNNTGLMAGTYTATVIDANGCTATCSFTVTEPSALTATCSGTNVSCNGGTNGSASVTASGGTTPYSYVWSNGKTTAANNNLAAGTYTVTVTDANGCTKTCSYTVTQPSALTATCSGTNVSCNGGTNGSASVTSNGGTTPYSYVWSNGKTTAANNNLAAGSYTVTVTDANGCTKTCSYTVTQPSALTATCSGTNVSCNGGTNGSASVTASGGTTPYSYVWSNGKTTAANNNLAAGTYTVTVTDANGCTKTCSYTVTQPSALTATCSGTMVTCKGTATGSASVVSSGGTSPYTYHGVMVNH; via the coding sequence TTGGTAGCAACGTGCAGTGGCACCCCGGTATCATGTAAGAATGGTAACGATGGCAGCAGCAGCGTAACAGCAACAGGCGGCACCAGTCCATACAGCTATGCATGGAGCAACGGAGCCAGCACGTCATCAAACAATAATGTACCAGCAGGAACCTATACGGCAACAGTAACCGATGCCAATGGATGTACTGCAACCTGCAGCTTCACAGTAACGGAGCCAACCCAATTGGTAGCAACGTGCAGTGGCACCCCGGTATCATGTAAGAATGGTAACGATGGCAGCAGCAGCGTAACAGCAACAGGCGGCACCAGTCCATACAGCTATGCATGGAGCAACGGAGCCAGCACGTCATCAAACAATAATGTACCAGCAGGAACCTATACGGCAACAGTAACCGATGCCAATGGATGTACTGCAACCTGCAGCTTCACAGTAACGGAGCCAACCCAATTGGTAGCAACGTGCAGTGGCACCCCGGTATCATGTAAGAATGGTAACGATGGCAGCAGCAGCGTAACAGCAACAGGCGGCACCAGTCCATACAGCTATGCATGGAGCAACGGAGCCAGCACGTCATCAAACAATAATGTACCAGCAGGAACCTATACGGCAACAGTAACCGATGCCAATGGATGTACTGCAACCTGCAGCTTCACAGTAACGGAGCCAACCCAATTGGTAGCAACGTGCAGTGGCACCCCGGTATCATGTAAGAATGGTAACGATGGCAGCAGCAGCGTAACAGCAACAGGCGGCACCAGTCCATACAGCTATGCATGGAGCAACGGAGCCAGCACGTCATCAAACAATAATGTACCAGCAGGAACCTATACGGCAACAGTAACCGATGCCAATGGATGTACTGCAACCTGCAGCTTCACAGTAACGGAGCCAACCCAATTGGTAGCAACGTGCAGTGGCACCCCGGTATCATGTAAGAATGGTAACGATGGCAGCAGCAGCGTAACAGCAACAGGCGGCACCAGTCCATACAGCTATGCATGGAGCAACGGAGCCAGCACGTCATCAAACAATAATGTACCAGCAGGAACCTATACGGCAACAGTAACCGATGCCAATGGATGTACTGCAACCTGCAGCTTCACAGTAACGGAGCCAACCCAATTGGTAGCAACGTGCAGTGGCACCCCGGTATCATGTAAGAATGGTAACGATGGCAGCAGCAGCGTAACAGCAACAGGCGGCACCAGTCCATACAGCTATGCATGGAGCAACGGAGCCAGCACGTCATCAAACAATAATGTACCAGCAGGAACCTATACGGCAACAGTAACCGATGCCAATGGATGTACTGCAACCTGCAGCTTCACAGTAACGGAGCCAACCCAATTGGTAGCAACGTGCAGTGGCACCCCGGTATCATGTAAGAATGGTAACGATGGCAGCAGCAGCGTAACAGCAACAGGCGGCACCAGTCCATACAGCTATGCATGGAGCAACGGAGCCAGCACGTCATCAAACAATAATGTACCAGCAGGAACCTATACGGCAACAGTAACCGATGCCAATGGATGTACTGCAACCTGCAGCTTCACAGTAACGGAGCCAACCCAATTGGTAGCAACGTGCAGTGGCACCCCGGTATCATGTAAGAATGGTAACGATGGCAGCAGCAGCGTAACAGCAACAGGCGGCACCAGTCCATACAGCTATGCATGGAGCAACGGAGCCAGCACGTCATCAAACAATAATGTACCAGCAGGAACCTATACGGCAACAGTAACCGATGCCAATGGATGTACTGCAACCTGCAGCTTCACAGTAACGGAGCCAACCCAATTGGTAGCAACGTGCAGTGGCACCCCGGTATCATGTAAGAATGGTAACGATGGCAGCAGCAGCGTAACAGCAACAGGCGGCACCAGTCCATACAGCTATGCATGGAGCAACGGAGCCAGCACGTCATCAAACAATAATGTACCAGCAGGAACCTATACGGCAACAGTAACCGATGCCAATGGATGTACTGCAACCTGCAGCTTCACAGTAACGGAGCCAACCCAATTGGTAGCAACGTGCAGTGGCACCCCGGTATCATGTAAGAATGGTAACGATGGCAGCAGCAGCGTAACAGCAACAGGCGGCACCAGTCCATACAGCTATGCATGGAGCAACGGAGCCAGCACGTCATCAAACAATAATGTACCAGCAGGAACCTATACGGCAACAGTAACCGATGCCAATGGATGTACTGCAACCTGCAGCTTCACAGTAACGGAGCCAACCCAATTGGTAGCAACGTGCAGTGGCACCCCGGTATCATGTAAGAATGGTAACGATGGCAGCAGCAGCGTAACAGCAACAGGCGGCACCAGTCCATACAGCTATGCATGGAGCAACGGAGCCAGCACGTCATCAAACAATAATGTACCAGCAGGAACCTATACGGCAACAGTAACCGATGCCAATGGATGTACTGCAACCTGCAGCTTCACAGTAACGGAGCCAACCCAATTGGTAGCAACGTGCAGTGGCACCCCGGTATCATGTAAGAATGGTAACGATGGCAGCAGCAGCGTAACAGCAACAGGCGGCACCAGTCCATACAGCTATGCATGGAGCAACGGAGCCAGCACGTCATCAAACAATAATGTACCAGCAGGAACCTATACGGCAACAGTAACCGATGCCAATGGATGTACTGCAACCTGCAGCTTCACAGTAACGGAGCCAACCCAATTGGTAGCAACGTGCAGTGGCACCCCGGTATCATGTAAGAATGGTAACGATGGCAGCAGCAGCGTAACAGCAACAGGCGGCACCAGTCCATACAGCTATGCATGGAGCAACGGAGCCAGCACGTCATCAAACAATAATGTACCAGCAGGAACCTATACGGCAACAGTAACCGATGCCAATGGATGTACTGCAACCTGCAGCTTCACAGTAACGGAGCCAACCCAATTGGTAGCAACGTGCAGTGGCACCCCGGTATCATGTAAGAATGGTAACGATGGCAGCAGCAGCGTAACAGCAACAGGCGGCACCAGTCCATACAGCTATGCATGGAGCAACGGAGCCAGCACGTCATCAAACAATAATGTACCAGCAGGAACCTATACGGCAACAGTAACCGATGCCAATGGATGTACTGCAACCTGCAGCTTCACAGTAACGGAGCCAACCCAATTGGTAGCAACGTGCAGTGGCACCCCGGTATCATGTAAGAATGGTAACGATGGCAGCAGCAGCGTAACAGCAACAGGCGGCACCAGTCCATACAGCTATGCATGGAGCAACGGAGCCAGCACGTCATCAAACAATAATGTACCAGCAGGAACCTATACGGCAACAGTAACCGATGCCAATGGATGTACTGCAACCTGCAGCTTCACAGTAACGGAGCCAACCCAATTGGTAGCAACGTGCAGTGGCACCCCGGTATCATGTAAGAATGGTAACGATGGCAGCAGCAGCGTAACAGCAACAGGCGGCACCAGTCCATACAGCTATGCATGGAGCAACGGAGCCAGCACGTCATCAAACAATAATGTACCAGCAGGAACCTATACGGCAACAGTAACCGATGCCAATGGATGTACTGCAACCTGCAGCTTCACAGTAACGGAGCCAACCCAATTGGTAGCAACGTGCAGTGGCACCCCGGTATCATGTAAGAATGGTAACGATGGCAGCAGCAGCGTAACAGCAACAGGCGGCACCAGTCCATACAGCTATGCATGGAGCAACGGAGCCAGCACGTCATCAAACAATAATGTACCAGCAGGAACCTATACGGCAACAGTAACCGATGCCAATGGATGTACTGCAACCTGCAGCTTCACAGTAACGGAGCCAACCCAATTGGTAGCAACGTGCAGTGGCACCCCGGTATCATGTAAGAATGGTAACGATGGCAGCAGCAGCGTAACAGCAACAGGCGGCACCAGTCCATACAGCTATGCATGGAGCAACGGAGCCAGCACGTCATCAAACAATAATGTACCAGCAGGAACCTATACGGCAACAGTAACCGATGCCAATGGATGTACTGCAACCTGCAGCTTCACAGTAACGGAGCCAACCCAATTGGTAGCAACGTGCAGTGGCACCCCGGTATCATGTAAGAATGGTAACGATGGCAGCAGCAGCGTAACAGCAACAGGCGGCACCAGTCCATACAGCTATGCATGGAGCAACGGAGCCAGCACGTCATCAAACAATAATGTACCAGCAGGAACCTATACGGCAACAGTAACCGATGCCAATGGATGTACTGCAACCTGCAGCTTCACAGTAACGGAGCCAACAAAGTTGAATGTTACTTGTAATGGAAGTAACGTTCCATGTTTCGGAGGCAACAATGGAAGTGCAAGCGTGGCGGCAAGTGGCGGTACTACCCCATACAGTTATGTATGGTCAAACGGAAAGACCACCGCAGCAAACAATAACCTTGCAGCAGGAACCTACACCGTAACCGTAACTGATGCCAATGGATGCACGAAGACATGCAGCTATACGGTAACGCAACCAAGTGCATTAACAGCAACTTGCAGCGGCACGAACGTAAGTTGCAACGGAGGCACCAACGGATCAGCAAGCGTAACAGCAAGTGGCGGTACTACCCCATACAGTTATGTATGGTCAAACGGAAAGACTACCGCAGCCAACAATAACCTTGCAGCTGGAACCTATACCGTAACCGTAACTGATGCCAATGGATGTACGAAGACATGCAGCTATACGGTAACGCAACCAAGTGCATTAACAGCAACTTGCAGCGGCACGAACGTAAGTTGCAACGGAGGCACCAACGGATCAGCAAGCGTAACATCAAATGGCGGTACTACCCCATACAGCTATGTATGGTCCAACGGAAAGACTACCGCAGCAAACAATAACCTTGCAGCTGGAACCTACACCGTAACCGTAACCGATGCCAATGGATGTACGAAGACATGCAGCTATACGGTAACGCAACCAAGTGCATTAACAGCAACTTGCAGCGGCACGAACGTAAGCTGCAACGGAGGCACCAACGGATCAGCAAGCGTAACATCAAATGGCGGTACTACCCCATACAGCTATGTATGGTCAAACGGAAAGACTACCGCAGCAAACAATAACCTTGCAGCAGGAACCTATACCGTAACCGTAACTGATGCCAATGGATGTACGAAGACATGCAGCTATACGGTAACGCAACCAAGTGCATTAACAGCAACTTGCTCAGGAACAATGGTAACATGTAAAGGAACAGCAACTGGAAGTGCTAGTGTTGTTTCATCAGGAGGTACATCACCTTACACGTATCAATGGAGTAATGGTGTAACCATTAGCAACAATACTGGATTAATGGCCGGTACTTATACTGCAACCGTAATTGATGCGAATGGATGTACAGCTACCTGCAGCTTCACAGTAACGGAGCCAAGTGCATTAACAGCAACTTGCAGCGGCACGAACGTAAGTTGCAACGGAGGCACCAACGGATCAGCAAGCGTAACAGCAAGTGGCGGTACTACCCCATACAGTTATGTATGGTCAAACGGAAAGACTACCGCAGCAAACAATAACCTTGCAGCAGGAACCTACACCGTAACCGTAACTGATGCCAATGGATGCACGAAGACGTGCAGCTATACGGTAACGCAACCAAGTGCATTAACAGCAACTTGCAGCGGCACGAACGTAAGTTGCAACGGAGGCACCAACGGATCAGCAAGCGTAACATCAAATGGCGGTACTACCCCATACAGCTATGTATGGTCAAACGGAAAGACTACCGCAGCAAACAATAACCTTGCAGCAGGTAGTTACACCGTAACCGTAACCGATGCCAATGGATGTACGAAGACATGCAGCTATACGGTAACGCAACCAAGTGCATTAACAGCAACTTGCAGCGGCACGAACGTAAGTTGCAACGGAGGCACCAACGGATCAGCAAGCGTAACAGCAAGTGGCGGTACTACCCCATACAGTTATGTATGGTCAAACGGAAAGACTACCGCAGCAAACAATAACCTTGCAGCAGGAACCTATACCGTAACCGTAACTGATGCCAATGGATGTACGAAGACATGCAGCTATACGGTAACGCAACCAAGTGCATTAACAGCAACTTGCTCAGGAACAATGGTAACATGTAAAGGAACAGCAACTGGAAGTGCTAGTGTTGTTTCATCAGGAGGTACATCACCTTACACGTATCATGGAGTAATGGTGAACCATTAG
- a CDS encoding SprB repeat-containing protein, translating into MAGTYTATVIDANGCTATCSFTVTEPSALTATCSGTNVSCNGGTNGSASVTSSGGTTPYSYVWSNGKTTAANNNLAAGTYTVTVTDANGCTKTCSYTVTQPSALTATCSGTNVSCNGGTNGSASVTSNGGTTPFSYVWSNGKTTAANNNLAAGTYTVTVTDANGCTKTCSYTVTQPSALTATCSGTNVSCNGGTNGSASVTSNGGTTPYSYVWSNGKTTAANNNLAAGAYTVTVTDANGCTKTCSYTVTQPSALTATCSGTMVTCKGTATGSASVVSSGGTSPYTYQWSNGVTISNNTGLMAGTYTATVIDAKGCTATCSFTVTEPSALTATCSGTNVSCNGGTNGSASVTASGGTTPTVMYGQTERLPQQTITLQQELTP; encoded by the coding sequence ATGGCCGGTACTTATACTGCAACCGTAATTGATGCGAATGGATGTACAGCTACCTGCAGCTTCACAGTAACGGAGCCAAGTGCATTAACAGCAACTTGCAGCGGCACGAACGTAAGTTGCAACGGAGGCACCAACGGATCAGCAAGCGTAACATCAAGTGGCGGTACTACCCCATACAGCTATGTATGGTCAAACGGAAAGACTACCGCAGCCAACAATAACCTTGCAGCAGGAACCTATACCGTAACCGTAACTGATGCCAATGGATGTACGAAGACATGCAGCTATACGGTAACGCAACCAAGTGCATTAACAGCAACTTGCAGCGGCACGAACGTAAGTTGCAACGGAGGCACCAACGGATCAGCAAGCGTAACATCAAATGGCGGTACTACCCCATTCAGTTATGTATGGTCAAACGGAAAGACTACCGCAGCTAACAATAACCTTGCAGCAGGAACCTACACCGTAACCGTAACCGATGCCAATGGATGTACGAAGACATGCAGCTATACGGTAACGCAACCAAGTGCATTAACAGCAACTTGCAGCGGCACGAACGTAAGTTGCAACGGAGGCACCAACGGATCAGCAAGCGTAACATCAAATGGCGGTACTACCCCATACAGCTATGTATGGTCAAACGGAAAGACTACCGCAGCAAACAATAACCTTGCAGCAGGAGCTTACACCGTAACCGTAACCGATGCCAATGGATGTACGAAGACATGCAGCTATACGGTAACGCAACCAAGTGCATTAACAGCAACTTGCTCAGGAACAATGGTAACATGTAAAGGAACAGCAACTGGAAGTGCTAGTGTTGTTTCATCAGGAGGTACATCACCTTACACGTATCAATGGAGTAATGGTGTAACCATTAGCAACAATACTGGATTAATGGCCGGTACTTATACCGCAACCGTAATTGATGCGAAGGGATGTACAGCTACCTGCAGCTTCACAGTAACGGAGCCAAGTGCATTAACAGCAACTTGCAGCGGCACGAACGTAAGTTGCAACGGAGGCACCAACGGATCAGCAAGCGTAACAGCAAGTGGCGGTACTACCCCTACAGTTATGTATGGTCAAACGGAAAGACTACCGCAGCAAACAATAACCTTGCAGCAGGAACTTACACCGTAA